The DNA region AGGCGTCTTCTGCAGGCGGCTTAACCCCCATGATGTGCCCTGAGCCAAGGATGATGTAATCGAGCACGCCATCGGGTCTTGACCCAAACGGGACATGGAGGGGTAGTGACACTTGCGGTtaaagaaaagaaagaaaaaaagcccCTCCAAAGGCGCGGGGCAGTTGGGGTGAGCTCTGTCGCCCTCCCTCCAGCTCGTCTCGTAGAGGGGGGAAGGCGACGTGCCAGCCTCTTCGATGCTCGTGGTCGAGGAAATGCTGGCCCTTTGGATACCCAATATACCAATGCTAATCTCTGGTGGTTCGACTTCTGTTATGTAGGGTGGTTGATGGTTCAATGACCGGCGGTAGCCAGGTGATAGGTAGTTAGTTGGCTATGTATGTGAGCATCCTCGGGAGGCGgggtcgccggccttgacctctCAGGCCAAACAATAGCACGGCGGGATGCTACAACAGCTTTCTACTTCCCACTGGCCTGGCGAAGCTGAGGGGGTCGATGTAGCACTACTATAAATTCACTGTCAAGACGGAGGTTGGCATGGGCTGGAATTCGCCCACGAGCTCTGCTGGCGGATGGATCGTGGGGCAGAGATGAAGCTGATGTGGGAAAGGGCGAGAGGACGAGCGAATGGGCGAGGCTAGGAGACATGGTCTCGGGGACCCCTACCGCACCAAGACAGAAGGATAATGCAAGCGTGCCGCATTAAGGTGAGATGGTTTGTTTATGGGACAAGgcaaaggagggggggtggatgggtggaCGGGATGAGAGGGTTGaagtggaagaggaggacgggaGGTACGGAGGTACGGCCGGGCTTTGTCTTTTGGCCTTGCGGCAATCAGTGCCTGGGCGTGGCTCCGAGCTATTTATTACACGTCGAGTCCCGCGttcctcatcttcgtcctccgctacctgctcttcttctccccttccccccatTGTTGTTTTCATCCCATATATCGTCACATCTTTGCCGCATACGTAATCTCTCCCACATATCTATTTCCACACATCACAAACACAATGGCTGACCAGCGCCCCGCTCCGTAAGTAAAGAACCCCGCGCCGGCTTaccccgccgtcgccgatgtGATCAATCTAGGCGTGTTGCCGGATTCGTTGCCTCTGCCAAATCAAATGCTAACTCGCCCTCCCTTCAGCCTCCGCCTCGGCACCGTCGCCCCCAACTTCAAGGCCGAGACCACCAACGGCCCCATCGACTTCCACGAGTTCATCGGTGACAGCTGGGTCGTTCTCTTCTCCCACCCCGAGGACTACACCCCCGTCTGCACCACCGAGCTCGGTGCCTTTGCTAAGCTCGAGCCTGAGTTCGCCAAGCGCGGCGTCAAGCTCATCGGCCTGTCCGCCAACACCCTCGGCAGCCACGAGGGCTGGATCAAGGACATTGACGAGGTCACCGGCTCCAAGGTCGCCTTCCCCATTATTGCCGACAAGGAGCGCAAGGTCGCCTACGCCTACGACATGCTCGACTACCAGGACACCACcaacgtcgacgagaagGGCATTGCCTTCACCATCCGCtccgtcttcatcatcgacCCCAAGAAGACCATCCGCACCATCCTCTCCTACCCGGCCTCCACCGGCCGCAACTCGGCCGAGGTCCTTCGCATCGTCGACTCCCTCCAGACCGGCGACAAGCACAAGATCACCACCCCTATCAACTGGgtccccggcgacgacgtcatCGTCCACCCCTCCATCAAGACCGAGCAGGCCAAGGAGCTCTTCCCCGAGGTCCGCATCGTCAAGCCCTACCTGCGCTTCACCCCTTTGCCCAAGGACAAGGCCACCGTCGCGTAAGTGGCCGCGCTTGGAACGACGTCTGGGGGCGTTTCATTCCGTGACACGTTCTCCAGTCCGTCTTCCCTAGCGGGGGGGAAATTCTGGCCTGCACAAACCACAGATCGTGGCGAGTGACTGACTGGATGAACTCAATAAAATAAgacgagaagagaaaaaaaagattCAAAGCAAAAATTGGAATACGAGTCGATGCTCTCCAGGCGTAGGATACTACGTACGGAGGCAAGACTCCTTCGTCTGTATACCCCGCGTAGCTTTGGCAATGGTAGGGTTGGCATGGCCCAGTCAAGCAAGATGCCCTTCACCAGGACTACTTCGTTTAGACAGCAATATCCCCTCGGCCTTTGTCATAGAACGTATGAAATAATGAGAAACGTCCCAAAGCTTGTATAGAGCCTTTTGACATGCACTTAGTGACATCGGGCCAAAAGAAGCTCTGCATGGAAACCTGTCGAACCGATACCCCTCGCGAACGCCAACCTCTTGGCGTGATGATGCTCGTCGCCGGGGCGAACGAGTCTCGAGGACGGGAAAGCGTGTCTACAGTTGTCGCCACCTGAATGTTGGTTCTAAGCAGCCGAGTCAAGAAGCCTCGCGAGGAAGGTAGTATTAAACATGTGTTTTGATCACGGCTCGTTGGCCTCATGCATGGTCAGCATCCTCGACTTGACGTCCTACCACGGTTCATGACCTAGGCGTGACCACGAAGGAGGAAGCGATGCCGTCGAGAACGCCCGGTCGGCCTCAGCAATCCATTCGACCAAAGCGCAACGTGGAGGCGCCATCAAATCGACCggctcctcgccctcgcaTCTCCTGACTGTATCAAgcttgtcggcggcgcggggcaCGGTAAACGATGGAAGCCTCGTCAAGCACGCAGCCCCGAGGGCATTTTGCCATGTGCGCCTAGGCTATCAAGCCTGTCAATATCATGGGACGCAAATGAGTTGATCGGCAGTCTGGCGTGGAGGCATTCACTGCGACGACCCTTTTACAGGCAGGGGCTTGTTGCACTTTGACGAGCGGCCTGCCTTGCCTGCCTACCTCGTGCCGTTCAGCTCTTTGACCCCTCCGTCCAGGGTCCTCCTCAGCCCGACCGACGGTGATCACTCGCTCACATGACTCGGCCGAACAGACATGGCCTGGGCCGGAGGAGACGGCCGGTCTAATTTTCGGAAAGCTAGATAACACTAGCTAATGCAACGACGAATGCACCCTTTCTTGGCCTTGTTTTGTCAAAGTGTTGTTGCGTTCATCAGCtagagagtgagagtgaacCGGCGGCGGTTCGCCAAGGAGCTTTTCGGGTATGGTCGAGCAGCTAAAGCGTCTTTGTCTGGACAGACAGGCACGATCCCGGCGCGACACGAGGCAGAGAGTTCCCGGCCGTTGGTTcgagaggagaaggggggaaagtGAGGCTGGAACAATTCCAGAACCAAGGGACAGCTGGGGAAGTTGAAACATCCGCACCCACCAAAAAATGGCAAGTAACCGGGCTCCCACGTTTTCCCACGTCTCCTACACGGGGTGGGCAGAAGGACCAGCGTCCGTAACCCGCGCCGTTCCAGGGTCCCCAAGGCCCCAAGGCCCTAAGGCCGTTGTCGTCCATAGGGTCGGCACAGGTGCCTTTCCTGGGGATTATTCTCCCGAGACATGACTGTCAGACTAGGTTGCATATGTTACCGACTACGACAACATCGCATCGCACCGTATCACATCGTGCCCGCACCGCGCTTTGTAATGACGTCCAGCCGCCTTCGTGCTCAGCATCGGCAACGTCAGCCGCGCTGGGCGAGGTTGCTGGAGCACTCACCGTATACCTCGGGGAACAATTCCCCAGTGAGCTCAGGCGATGGGAGACGACAATGTCGACAAAGCGACGTGCGActcgcgagggcggcgcagTGGACTGAGAGGCGTGTATGGTATGCCCAGAGGTGCGGTGCTGACAAGGACTGGGACAGGGACAGGCCCCGTAATCCAATCGTCGCCTTGCTGAAATCCGTGATTCCGTTTTACCCCCCTGACTCCTCAGGGGAGATAGATAGTACACTAGTGTCAAGTCACCCCGACCGAAAGCCTTTCAATGTCAAGTTCCCCTCTCGGTGCTCATGGGTTGGAATCCCGGCCGAAATTGACTCCCTTTGAGAGTCACTGGAAAGGTCTCCATCAGCGACGTCCGAATCCCCTGGGCGCCGCTTTTCCCTCTGTCACGCATGGGAGAGTCCGGGAATGTGCAGTGTGGGATGCTGGGTGTCGATGTACACAGAGATACGTGGCCCAAGATGGGCTCTAAAACACATGCGCCGAGCATTTTTGCAAGTGTGTGGAGAACGAGGGAAAGGGTCTTTTTTGACACTTGCAGCCAGCTCGATCGTCTGATGTTCTTGTGTTCTcctgccgcagccgcaggaCGATGGTACCAGGTGCTGCGTGCATGGCCCGGCGGGGTGGTTGGTGTCTGAGGGTTTTTTTTCTGGTACCGGCCAAAATTCAAATGAAAGATGCTAGTCCACTgggtatgtatgtatgtcCTGACTCCTCAAGAATACGAGTGGATTTCTCGGTTGCCGCTGATTGTCTGGTGACTCGTATGAAGGGTGAACGCAGTAATGGGACCATGACCGGTCTGGTTGATTGTATTAGTAGCTAGTTGGCCGTggcttcttttcttcttctcgtttGCTCCCGCGGATGGAGGGGCCGAGTGGCAAGGGGGTTGGGACCCCCCTATCAATGCCTGGATCAGGGAGAGGacagaaagagaaagaaagccCTTGTCTACTTGTGATACCCTAGAAGTCGAAGTACGGCCATCATGGGCTACCTACACCCAAGTCTTGAGAAAGGAGGTCAGTGCGTATGCATAATTCCGCCGCAGCATGTGTATATCCTTGTCAGTGGCTGTGCCGGGTacctttccttttcctcttgCCGGCCAACCTCACTCACCTTGCTCTACTCACCTTACCTACCTGAGAAGGGCCCTCACCCTTCTTCTCACTCCCAACAGTATCGTAGTTTCCTAGTCTTTTTTTCGAGTGAGGATTATGTCTGGTTCCTCAAGTCCGGCCCAAAAGCATCTTGATTTGATTGACACGATGGTCTTGGACATTATTGTCACCTTTCCTTCGTGTTCTCATGTGAGATGCACGGTCGTTGGACTTGGCTATGAGAGGCTGAGAGATAGGACGGCGTAAGGTGTGTGAGGCGTACTCTCTCTCCCACCTGGGCTTACCGGAGGCGTGGAACCGGCAAGAAAAGGCAGCCAGCACCGACTGTGTAGGTACCTATCCGTAGCTAGTACCTACCCACCCAGGCATGTATGTAGGCGTAGCTACGAACAGCGAGGGAGGACAATCAGGAGGAGGCTGGGCTGAGAAGTAAACATGTCCTTCTGCCTTCTGCTGTGCCGCTCCTGGGTTCTGCATTCCTTCCCGAGTTCCAACCGTTTCCTCCCTTGCAGTTTTTCAGGCGCCTTCTCAATGAACACCAAATCGACCAGCCTGAAGAATTCGACACCGGTCGCCCCTTTGAGCCGCTCTAAACATCATAAGATGCAATACGGAGTCCTCTCCGCTACCGTATCAGAGGTATCAGGGTTCTTGCGTACTTCATACCTATGTACAGATAGGTAGGAGGGAGGTACTGAGGGACGAGCGGACAGTTTAAGGTAGGTACGGTACACACGGCTTTGCAGATTGGTCTATGCCCAACGCGGCAATAATGGTCcatctcccccctctctctccctccacCCCTTTCTCTTTCACAAAAGTTGAAAGTTCACACTCCCCATTCTGACTCTCACCCTCATCCTCACTTCTCACACCTCTCACCCTCACTTCTCACACCTCTCacccttcctctcctcccactcTCCCTTTCCACTCACCCACAGGCCGCCGCAACCTCCCCATCCAGACCCAATTTTCCCACACGCCTTTGCACCTTTGCACCAATCGAGTCCGGGCGGATCTTCTCCTCTTACCGCCCGTTGT from Colletotrichum higginsianum IMI 349063 chromosome 4, whole genome shotgun sequence includes:
- a CDS encoding Mitochondrial peroxiredoxin prx1-like protein encodes the protein MADQRPAPLRLGTVAPNFKAETTNGPIDFHEFIGDSWVVLFSHPEDYTPVCTTELGAFAKLEPEFAKRGVKLIGLSANTLGSHEGWIKDIDEVTGSKVAFPIIADKERKVAYAYDMLDYQDTTNVDEKGIAFTIRSVFIIDPKKTIRTILSYPASTGRNSAEVLRIVDSLQTGDKHKITTPINWVPGDDVIVHPSIKTEQAKELFPEVRIVKPYLRFTPLPKDKATVA